The Blastopirellula marina genome has a window encoding:
- a CDS encoding ABC transporter permease, whose amino-acid sequence MDSLKKHDPYADALPPIEKYQAMYNEARSIRGISLWQDAWRRLRRDWVSMTALSFLVLLALAAIFTPLFPLQSPREQDLANRLALPPEFHSTTQKANAEGEKQTVPVSLHLKDLEGEEFDRRVGELWTDPTGLDMFLLHIRLAIFGDYCLPSICGTDLLGRDLLSRLFYGARVSLIVGLVATLVSLIIGVSYGAIAGYSGGIVDDFMMRVVDILYSVPFIFLVLFLITILSEDDVKKWLESYGISRIVILYIVIGAVYWLTMARVVRGQIISLKNEQFVDAARTVGASGMRIVFLHLVPNVMSIVIVYLTLTIPAVMLFEAFLSFLGLGVEAPAVSWGVLAEEGLKVITPVKIYWWLVVFPALALASTLYSLNFLGDGLRDALDPRMKNR is encoded by the coding sequence TTGGATTCCCTGAAAAAGCACGACCCCTACGCCGACGCGTTGCCGCCGATCGAGAAGTATCAGGCCATGTACAACGAGGCGAGAAGCATCCGCGGGATCTCGCTGTGGCAAGATGCCTGGCGTCGACTTCGCCGCGACTGGGTCTCGATGACGGCCCTCAGTTTCCTGGTCCTGTTGGCCCTGGCAGCGATCTTCACGCCCCTATTTCCACTGCAGTCGCCGCGGGAACAAGACCTGGCCAATCGCCTGGCCTTGCCTCCAGAATTCCACTCGACCACCCAGAAGGCGAACGCAGAAGGGGAGAAACAAACCGTCCCCGTCAGCCTGCACCTGAAAGACCTGGAAGGGGAAGAGTTCGATCGCCGCGTCGGCGAACTGTGGACCGACCCGACCGGCCTCGACATGTTCCTGCTGCATATCCGGTTGGCGATCTTTGGAGACTACTGCCTGCCCAGTATCTGTGGTACCGACCTGCTGGGGCGTGACCTCCTTTCGCGTCTGTTTTATGGGGCCCGCGTTTCGCTGATTGTGGGGCTGGTGGCCACGCTCGTTTCGCTGATTATTGGGGTCAGCTACGGGGCAATCGCCGGTTACTCAGGTGGGATCGTCGACGACTTCATGATGCGGGTAGTCGACATCTTGTATTCGGTTCCGTTCATCTTCCTGGTGCTGTTTCTGATTACGATCCTCAGCGAAGACGACGTCAAAAAGTGGCTGGAAAGTTACGGCATCAGCCGCATCGTGATTCTGTATATCGTGATCGGGGCCGTCTACTGGCTGACGATGGCCCGCGTGGTACGAGGCCAGATCATCAGCTTGAAGAACGAACAATTCGTCGACGCGGCTCGCACGGTGGGAGCCAGCGGGATGCGAATTGTCTTTCTGCACCTGGTACCGAACGTGATGAGCATCGTGATCGTTTACCTGACACTGACCATCCCGGCGGTGATGCTGTTCGAGGCGTTCCTGTCGTTTCTCGGCCTGGGTGTCGAAGCCCCGGCAGTGAGCTGGGGTGTGCTGGCCGAAGAAGGTCTGAAGGTGATCACGCCGGTCAAAATCTACTGGTGGCTGGTGGTCTTCCCTGCTTTGGCTTTGGCATCGACGTTGTACTCGTTGAACTTTCTGGGTGACGGCCTGCGTGACGCGCTCGACCCGCGAATGAAGAATCGATAA
- a CDS encoding ABC transporter ATP-binding protein, with translation MTGETTSVSTIDKPSGTGKVLLEVRDLAVEFRTEEGIFKAVRGVDFDLRAGETLGIVGESGSGKSVTNLAMLGLIPQPPGKITSGSAMYNGRDLLKMNDKELASIRGNRIAMIFQDPMTTLNPFLTIDEQLTEVTRKHLGLSYKEALDRAVEMLEKVGIPGAKRRVFNYPHEFSGGMRQRVVIAMALSCNPEILIADEPTTALDVTIQAQILELMQELQEEHNTAIVMITHDLGVIANMANDVLVMYAGRKVEQARVHDLFTDPRHPYTLGLLNSIPRIDEEVGAELSPIKGQPPDMSEAIPGCSFYPRCPYHVDECLKTDPPLVQIDNGTLHACIRDVTKLDPPVPPTATP, from the coding sequence GTGACTGGTGAAACAACGAGCGTCTCGACGATCGACAAACCTTCCGGCACCGGCAAAGTGCTACTGGAAGTGCGTGACCTGGCCGTCGAATTCCGCACCGAAGAAGGTATCTTCAAAGCCGTTCGCGGGGTCGATTTCGATCTGCGAGCTGGCGAAACACTAGGCATCGTGGGTGAGTCTGGCTCTGGCAAGTCGGTCACCAACCTGGCCATGCTAGGGCTCATTCCCCAGCCCCCCGGCAAGATCACCAGCGGCAGTGCCATGTACAACGGCCGCGACCTGCTGAAGATGAACGATAAGGAACTCGCGTCGATTCGCGGGAACCGCATCGCGATGATCTTCCAGGACCCGATGACCACGCTCAATCCATTCCTGACCATCGACGAACAGCTGACCGAGGTCACGCGAAAGCATCTGGGGCTTTCCTACAAAGAAGCCCTCGACCGCGCGGTCGAGATGCTCGAAAAAGTAGGCATCCCCGGTGCCAAACGCCGCGTGTTCAACTATCCGCACGAGTTCTCTGGCGGTATGCGGCAACGCGTCGTGATCGCGATGGCACTCTCGTGTAATCCCGAGATCCTGATCGCCGACGAACCGACCACCGCGCTCGACGTCACCATCCAGGCCCAGATTCTGGAACTGATGCAGGAGCTGCAAGAGGAACACAACACGGCGATCGTCATGATCACCCACGACCTGGGCGTGATCGCCAACATGGCCAACGACGTGCTGGTGATGTACGCCGGTCGCAAGGTGGAACAAGCCAGGGTCCATGATCTATTCACCGACCCACGTCACCCTTATACGCTGGGCCTGCTCAATTCGATTCCGCGCATCGACGAAGAAGTCGGAGCCGAACTCTCGCCCATCAAGGGTCAGCCGCCAGACATGAGCGAGGCCATCCCCGGCTGTTCGTTCTATCCGCGTTGTCCCTATCACGTCGACGAATGCCTGAAGACCGATCCGCCGCTCGTTCAAATCGACAACGGAACCTTGCACGCGTGTATTCGCGATGTCACCAAGCTCGATCCGCCGGTTCCACCGACTGCCACTCCCTAA
- a CDS encoding ABC transporter ATP-binding protein encodes MSQASDASPVLEVRDLKVHFPVRRGSWFASHTEFVRAVDGVSFDVKPGETFGLVGESGCGKSTTARAIMNLVKPTDGTIHLAGKRIDNLSPAAMRHHRSDLQMIFQDPYASLNPRMTVGTIIGEPLSIFGLKSGLDRKLEVMRLMDVVGLNPRFVNRYPHEFSGGQRQRIGIARALAARPKVIVCDEPISALDVSIQAQVINLLMDLQQKLGVAYVFIAHDLSVVRHISHRIGVMYLGRIVELSESQELFRQPMHPYTQALLSAIPVPDPDIERKRQRIVLQGEVPSPDTFYPGCPFADRCPIVQPEKCTASPPPLEGKPHPAACFFTSDKSA; translated from the coding sequence ATGTCACAAGCATCAGACGCCTCTCCTGTTCTCGAAGTCCGCGACCTGAAAGTTCACTTTCCGGTCCGTCGCGGCAGTTGGTTCGCGTCCCATACCGAATTCGTGCGGGCCGTCGATGGCGTTTCCTTTGACGTGAAGCCAGGCGAAACGTTTGGGCTGGTGGGGGAAAGTGGTTGCGGAAAATCAACCACGGCCCGAGCCATTATGAACCTGGTCAAGCCGACCGATGGTACTATTCACCTAGCCGGAAAACGAATCGACAACCTTTCGCCGGCTGCCATGCGACATCATCGCAGCGACCTGCAGATGATCTTTCAGGATCCGTACGCCTCGCTCAATCCGCGTATGACCGTCGGCACGATCATTGGCGAGCCCTTGTCGATCTTCGGGCTGAAATCGGGCCTCGATCGCAAGCTGGAAGTGATGCGGCTGATGGATGTCGTCGGGCTCAATCCACGCTTCGTGAATCGCTATCCGCACGAGTTCTCTGGTGGGCAGCGACAACGTATTGGTATTGCTCGGGCACTGGCCGCCCGACCGAAGGTTATTGTCTGCGACGAACCCATCTCCGCGCTCGACGTTTCCATTCAGGCCCAGGTGATCAACCTGCTGATGGATCTTCAGCAGAAGCTGGGAGTCGCCTATGTCTTCATCGCGCACGACTTGAGCGTCGTGCGGCATATCTCGCATCGTATCGGTGTGATGTACCTGGGACGCATCGTCGAGCTTTCCGAATCGCAAGAGTTGTTCCGGCAACCGATGCACCCCTACACGCAAGCTCTGCTGTCGGCCATTCCGGTGCCAGATCCCGATATCGAACGCAAACGGCAGCGTATCGTCCTGCAAGGGGAAGTCCCCTCGCCCGATACGTTCTATCCCGGCTGTCCCTTTGCCGATCGCTGCCCGATTGTGCAGCCTGAGAAATGCACGGCCAGCCCACCGCCACTGGAAGGGAAACCTCATCCGGCTGCCTGCTTCTTTACTAGCGATAAGTCGGCCTAA
- a CDS encoding M20 family metallopeptidase, translating into MIPLADAKADPPHRDAKSVKQWVDGQIGSLVEIYQDFHTHPEVSFQEEQTAKRLADLLKTAGYEVTTGVGGHGLVALLRNGEGSTVMLRTDLDGLPVTENTELVYASKEKVTLEDGTQSGVMHACGHDIHMTNVLGTARYMATHRDQWHGTLMVIGQPAEEKGQGAKAMLEDGLFERFPKPDYAIALHVDPNLPTGTVGYRAGYAMANVDSVDIYVQGKGGHGAHPYATVDPIVQAAQLILDLQTIVSREIKPTDPAVITVGAIHGGTKHNIIGDECHLQLTVRSYGDEVRKQLLDAIQRKAKAVAISYRAPEPKIVISEGTPSLFNDKHLTWRIVKHFNHAFGDEKIVPIDPSMGGEDFSRYGLAGVPIFMYRLGSVDAKRLDRYQQLGQDPPSLHSPLYYPDAEQCLETGVSATVIALLELFENKPDSQ; encoded by the coding sequence ATGATACCCCTGGCTGATGCTAAGGCCGACCCCCCCCATCGAGATGCCAAATCGGTCAAGCAATGGGTGGACGGTCAGATCGGTTCGTTAGTCGAAATCTACCAAGACTTTCATACGCATCCAGAGGTTTCGTTTCAGGAAGAGCAAACCGCCAAGCGGCTGGCCGACCTGCTGAAAACGGCCGGTTACGAGGTTACGACCGGCGTGGGTGGACATGGCCTGGTGGCCCTGCTGCGTAACGGCGAAGGATCCACCGTGATGCTGCGGACCGATCTCGACGGGCTGCCGGTAACCGAGAACACCGAACTGGTATATGCCTCGAAAGAGAAGGTCACGCTGGAAGATGGCACCCAGTCGGGCGTGATGCATGCGTGCGGCCACGATATCCATATGACCAACGTGCTGGGCACTGCCCGGTATATGGCCACGCATCGCGATCAGTGGCACGGCACGCTGATGGTCATCGGCCAGCCGGCCGAAGAAAAAGGGCAGGGGGCCAAAGCAATGCTCGAGGACGGGCTGTTCGAGCGCTTCCCGAAGCCAGACTATGCGATTGCTTTGCATGTCGATCCCAACCTGCCGACCGGTACAGTGGGATATCGTGCCGGCTACGCGATGGCCAATGTCGATAGTGTCGATATTTATGTGCAGGGAAAGGGAGGCCACGGCGCTCATCCTTATGCGACGGTAGACCCGATCGTCCAGGCCGCCCAGTTGATTCTCGATCTGCAGACGATTGTCAGCCGCGAGATCAAACCGACCGATCCGGCCGTTATTACGGTTGGTGCGATCCATGGGGGAACCAAGCACAACATCATCGGCGACGAGTGTCATTTACAACTGACGGTACGCAGCTACGGCGATGAAGTCCGCAAGCAGTTGCTCGATGCGATCCAGCGTAAGGCCAAAGCGGTCGCGATCAGCTATCGGGCCCCCGAACCGAAGATCGTGATCAGCGAAGGAACGCCAAGCCTGTTTAACGATAAGCACCTCACCTGGCGAATCGTGAAGCACTTCAATCATGCGTTTGGCGATGAAAAGATTGTGCCGATCGATCCTTCGATGGGGGGCGAAGACTTCAGCCGATATGGGCTCGCTGGCGTGCCGATCTTCATGTACCGATTAGGCTCGGTGGATGCGAAGCGGCTCGATCGTTACCAGCAATTGGGGCAAGATCCCCCATCGCTACACTCGCCGTTGTATTATCCCGATGCCGAGCAGTGCCTAGAGACCGGCGTGAGTGCGACGGTGATCGCGCTGCTGGAGCTTTTCGAGAACAAACCGGACTCGCAGTAA
- the rdgB gene encoding RdgB/HAM1 family non-canonical purine NTP pyrophosphatase → MSDNRQMVLGTYNQKKRGELQRLMVPLGIELKTLEEFPAAIEVVEDGHSFAENAAKKATQQAVAIGQWVLAEDSGLCVDALKGAPGIYSARFSGDDATDEKNNDLLLEKLEGLPPEKRGAHYVCHIVLSNPQGEVVLQAEDKCHGRIITQRRGTHGFGYDPLFELREYHRTFGEMGPAIKGLISHRAKASRAFVEQLGAMLAKNPTLLAQ, encoded by the coding sequence ATGTCCGACAACCGGCAAATGGTGCTAGGCACTTACAATCAAAAGAAGCGGGGTGAACTGCAGCGTCTGATGGTGCCGCTGGGCATCGAACTGAAAACGCTGGAAGAATTTCCCGCTGCCATCGAGGTAGTCGAAGATGGTCACTCTTTCGCCGAGAACGCCGCCAAGAAGGCAACCCAGCAGGCGGTTGCGATCGGGCAATGGGTATTGGCTGAAGATAGCGGGCTGTGTGTCGATGCGCTCAAAGGTGCCCCGGGGATCTATTCGGCCCGGTTCTCAGGCGACGATGCGACCGACGAGAAGAACAACGACCTGCTATTGGAAAAGTTGGAAGGCCTGCCACCGGAAAAACGGGGTGCCCACTACGTGTGCCACATCGTCCTTTCCAATCCGCAGGGAGAGGTCGTGCTTCAAGCGGAAGACAAATGCCATGGTCGAATCATCACCCAACGCCGCGGCACCCATGGTTTTGGCTACGATCCGCTGTTCGAGCTGCGGGAATATCATCGCACGTTTGGCGAGATGGGGCCGGCGATCAAGGGGTTGATCAGCCACCGGGCCAAAGCATCCCGGGCATTCGTCGAGCAGTTGGGGGCAATGTTGGCAAAGAATCCAACGCTATTAGCCCAATAA
- a CDS encoding chemotaxis protein, which yields MNAQNSKLGINTGILLEAGTNEAEILVFEVAGQTFGVNVAKVKEVLGITKVTGLPEGHPSIEGVVRIRQDVVTLIHLGNFLYGDVPEVASKDSDCLLLLEFNQRPLAFRVNRVHRIYRVSWKATRPLPLTPGMNAPITSVVLIDGKLVQILDFESIGADVAGICDEPASSAGVARIDAPNIPVVFAEDSRMISEMIGDHLQDAGFTNVHGFVDGQAAWDYLEALAEDETVETIRDKVGILITDIEMPRMDGFSLAKHVRMHPVLGSLPIVIFSSLVSRDNQKKGQQVGVDTQVPKPRYGELLEKTRQLVGLSQLVEA from the coding sequence ATGAATGCGCAAAATTCAAAGCTGGGTATCAATACCGGGATTCTGCTGGAAGCAGGCACCAACGAGGCCGAGATCCTCGTGTTTGAGGTGGCCGGGCAAACCTTTGGCGTGAATGTCGCCAAGGTGAAGGAAGTCCTCGGAATCACCAAAGTGACAGGCCTGCCGGAAGGGCATCCTTCGATTGAAGGGGTAGTGCGAATCCGACAAGATGTCGTGACGCTGATCCATCTGGGGAACTTCCTGTACGGCGATGTGCCGGAAGTCGCTTCCAAGGATAGCGATTGTTTGCTGCTGTTGGAATTCAACCAGCGTCCCCTCGCGTTCCGCGTGAATCGCGTGCACCGTATTTATCGCGTCAGCTGGAAGGCAACGCGACCTCTGCCGTTGACCCCCGGTATGAACGCCCCGATTACCAGTGTCGTGCTGATCGACGGAAAGCTGGTTCAGATTCTCGATTTCGAGTCGATCGGTGCCGATGTGGCTGGCATTTGTGACGAGCCAGCCAGTAGTGCGGGCGTTGCGCGGATCGATGCTCCGAACATTCCGGTTGTGTTCGCGGAAGATTCTCGCATGATCTCCGAGATGATCGGCGACCACCTGCAAGATGCCGGCTTCACCAACGTCCACGGCTTTGTCGACGGCCAGGCTGCCTGGGATTACCTGGAAGCTTTGGCCGAAGACGAGACAGTCGAGACGATTCGCGACAAGGTGGGCATCCTGATCACCGATATCGAGATGCCCCGCATGGACGGCTTCAGCCTGGCCAAGCATGTCCGCATGCACCCGGTGTTGGGCTCGCTGCCGATTGTGATCTTCTCGTCGCTCGTTTCACGCGACAATCAGAAGAAGGGGCAGCAAGTGGGTGTCGATACCCAGGTTCCCAAGCCGCGCTATGGCGAACTGCTGGAAAAGACACGGCAACTAGTGGGCCTTTCGCAGCTGGTCGAAGCGTAG
- a CDS encoding tetratricopeptide repeat protein, which yields MFGNLARNQRAQWYAVALLIAVATVAVYHRTFQYPFHLDSAAHVLNYPTFDEFAWKNIHLRSRGLVDFTWTLQRSWGGDAPLGYHLVNLIIHVAASITLFGFLQVTLLQPRVSEGIRRHAFLLSGIIALVWAVHPLQTQSVTYIVQRYESLMGLFFLLSILCFAVGHNSKNMVFWRLACVAFGFAAVSCKEVAVVLPLVILWYDRALLSESWKSLFRRNWFVYLGLMASWILIVHFFDLPPEHFQHYGVAVVNETVITEGGTERRTVGPTEYLYSQTKVIPFYLWLSVIPNGQSLDHGWRATFSLVDALLPGLFILSLIGLTIWATFRNPLLGFWGGWFFLILAPTSSFLPIQDIAFEHRMYLPLAGVLSVLVLGGYQAISYGIGQQDAAGTDVLGRVVLGIGVVAVLGYGVCTIARNEVYRSSNAMWQDVIAKNPQHFRGYSQLANVYLKEGDIEKATPLLTKAIELYPTVGFTKAHGDLFYEQGLEAIAKGDENLARQYFEIAIRGNPRDDRICVAIAQLEQTQNPERAMAFLRRAVELNPNNSEAYNRLASIVQHYDRPTAISLFQKAIQVAPENVHAHNNLANAYAHQKQWSDAIRHYKAALSLEPGMQAAAKNLAIVQEMQKASEGAAGRN from the coding sequence ATGTTCGGTAACTTGGCTCGCAATCAAAGGGCCCAGTGGTACGCGGTTGCTCTTCTAATTGCTGTTGCTACGGTTGCCGTCTACCACCGCACGTTTCAGTACCCGTTCCATCTCGATAGCGCCGCCCACGTTCTTAACTATCCGACGTTTGACGAGTTTGCCTGGAAAAACATCCACCTGCGCTCACGTGGGCTGGTCGATTTCACCTGGACTCTCCAGCGATCGTGGGGAGGAGATGCACCACTTGGATACCATTTGGTGAACTTGATCATTCACGTGGCAGCCTCGATCACGCTGTTTGGGTTTCTCCAAGTTACGCTTCTCCAGCCGCGGGTTTCTGAGGGAATTCGTCGGCACGCGTTCCTCTTGTCGGGGATCATTGCCCTGGTCTGGGCGGTTCACCCTCTTCAAACGCAATCGGTGACCTATATCGTTCAGCGTTACGAGTCTTTGATGGGCTTATTCTTTCTGCTTTCTATCCTGTGTTTTGCCGTTGGGCACAATTCCAAGAACATGGTCTTCTGGCGGTTAGCATGCGTCGCATTTGGCTTTGCTGCGGTCTCGTGCAAAGAAGTCGCGGTTGTACTTCCATTGGTGATTCTGTGGTACGACCGTGCTTTGTTATCCGAATCGTGGAAGTCGCTATTTCGCAGAAACTGGTTTGTCTACCTCGGATTGATGGCGAGTTGGATTCTGATCGTGCACTTTTTTGACTTGCCGCCAGAACATTTCCAACACTACGGTGTCGCGGTGGTCAACGAGACCGTCATCACTGAAGGCGGAACCGAACGGCGCACGGTTGGCCCGACCGAGTACCTATACAGCCAGACCAAGGTCATTCCGTTTTATCTATGGCTCTCGGTGATTCCCAATGGGCAATCGCTCGACCACGGCTGGCGGGCAACGTTCTCCCTGGTGGACGCGCTATTGCCTGGCCTGTTCATTCTATCGCTGATTGGCCTGACGATTTGGGCTACGTTTCGCAACCCATTGCTCGGTTTTTGGGGAGGGTGGTTCTTCCTGATTCTTGCACCGACTTCTTCCTTTCTGCCCATTCAAGACATCGCTTTCGAGCACCGGATGTACCTTCCACTGGCAGGCGTGCTGTCGGTTCTCGTTTTGGGTGGCTACCAGGCAATTAGCTACGGGATAGGCCAGCAAGATGCTGCGGGAACGGACGTGCTTGGCCGCGTCGTTCTGGGTATCGGTGTCGTTGCTGTCTTAGGGTATGGGGTCTGCACGATTGCCCGCAATGAGGTCTACCGTTCTTCGAATGCGATGTGGCAGGATGTCATCGCGAAGAACCCGCAACACTTTCGTGGCTACTCGCAGTTGGCCAACGTCTATCTCAAGGAAGGGGACATCGAGAAAGCGACTCCACTGCTTACCAAGGCGATTGAGCTTTACCCGACCGTGGGTTTCACCAAGGCCCATGGGGATTTGTTTTACGAGCAGGGGCTGGAGGCAATTGCGAAAGGTGACGAGAACCTTGCCCGGCAGTACTTCGAAATTGCCATCCGGGGCAACCCAAGGGACGATCGCATCTGTGTCGCTATCGCGCAGCTTGAGCAAACACAAAATCCAGAGAGAGCCATGGCATTTCTCCGCAGAGCCGTGGAACTCAATCCGAACAACTCGGAAGCCTACAACCGGTTGGCATCGATTGTTCAGCACTATGATCGACCCACCGCGATATCGCTCTTCCAAAAGGCAATCCAAGTCGCCCCCGAGAACGTTCACGCCCATAATAATCTGGCAAACGCGTACGCTCACCAAAAGCAATGGAGTGATGCGATCCGCCATTATAAGGCGGCCCTCTCTCTTGAGCCTGGCATGCAGGCAGCCGCCAAAAACCTGGCGATCGTACAAGAGATGCAAAAAGCCAGCGAAGGTGCTGCCGGGCGTAACTAA